CCCGGGGTGATGTGAATGGGGTCACTCCACAGTATGAGGAGTTCAGTAGCGGTCGTAATGTGATGGTCTCTGGTTGTAGGAGTTGTATCTTCCAGACTGATGCCCACCACCACCCTGGCCGTAAcgcctgtccctgtctcctccgCGGTCCCTATCCCCTCCGCGGTCCCTATCCCCTCCCCGGTCCCTATCCCCTCCGCGGTCCCTATCCCCTCCGTGGTCCCTGTCTCCCCCGCGGTCCCTGTCTCCCCCGcggtccctgtctcctccccaacCCCGGCCCCCTCCCCAACCCCGGCCCCTGTACCCGCCACGGTCCTGTGATCtgaagaacagagggaggagagagagagaaagagatgtggggggagaggaaaaaaaaaaaaaaaacacatcaacCAAATGAACATGTTATCCATCCCAGTAAACTGTAAAATGACATATCAGACCAGCTGCTATTGTTGTGCAGAAATGGAAATGTCCTGTTCTTACTACGGCGCAGAATAATATGGTCGTCGTTAGCAGTCCAATACTGTGTTAAATATATTAATGATGAAGAGACGAGACAGGGCTGCGTTCAGCAGATCAAAACGGCGTGCAACATTTGATTGAACAGAAACAGCGGTGTTCTGAACGAACCAGTTGATGAACCACACGGTTGTGGTAGCACAGTAGGAGATTGTGTAAggcaggcctgggcaactccagtcctctggggCTTGCTTGGGGTCACGGggtcaccccccccatccacggcgaacacacctgactccaataatcaggATCTTAATtttagaatgcaatttgtttATATCAGGTGTGTTTCTAGGGATGGGGGGGAAAGTGAGACACCAATCAGGCTCCCCGAGGACTTGAGTTGCCCAGGCCTACTGTAAGGTGTGTTGCACTAGTTTAGAGATTTCAAGTGGTCACACACCCATATTAAAATCAGGCCACACTGCACCACCCTCACAAAACTAGAGCAACCATACCTCAGATTGTGGAGGAAACATGTTGTTCCAAGTACAAACCGTCACACAATGAGGCAAAACGTTTAAATGAGATGAACGCACCCAGTTAGCCAGCTAGTTAAGGTCGTTGTTGTTTACCTGTTGTCTCTGCCCCGGTTGTTTCCACCTCCACGCCCCCCCCAGTCCTCTACCAGTGGCGGGGGGTTGGCGGGGCGACTCACGTACTGCTGGTACTCCGGGTCCTGGAGAGAGAACCGGTGGGCAAACTGCTCCTCATAGTTAGGCGGCGTTTCTGGACCATCTGTCATTCTACAATGAGAGAAATACCAGAtactcacacacatatatatatatatatatatatatatatttttttttaacatctTTAGAAATacctggatatatatatatatatccaggtATTTCTAaagatgtaaaaaataataatatatatatatatatatatttttttttacatctttaGAAATACCTGGAAAAGGCCGTGGATTAGCTTCGCACGTGttgttgctagctagctggccAGCGGTTTTCCTTTTTTTGCAACGAAACGAAACGTTTTTGCAACATAATCCAACTAATGAATAGACCCCAGATTTGGTTGACGTAATCAACTATCCGGGAAACGTTATTTGGCGAACAAAGTTACTTTCGCTTTTCTAACAAaagctatgtagctagctagatatatCCGAGTATTGCATAGCTGCGATGCATAAGGAGATAACTTTAGTTTTGACATTGTTGGTCAACTATTGGTTACATCACAGCTAAGTATGGCATACAATAGGAACCGGTGAAGACAAAATGTAAGAAATTACCGTAAATTGTATTTATTCAGCAGACAGCTTCGACATGTACGACTGGACAAAATGTTGACAACACAAGAATGCCACGGCAAAAACGTCCCTCTAGGAACACGCTACCGATATCAATTGGTTCCGGATATCACGCGTCCGCCTTTTCCCCCAGAAATAGTCAACacattttatttaaatatttcGCCAACTATTAGCAACAAACCTTTTCCACATATTACTTAAGTGTGAACAGTCGACATCATCAGAAGTAGGTCAAATAATAAAAACTTGATATTGAACCCCTGATGGTTGCAGAGAATCAAGTCAAGCACCTGCCACCTGAAGTAAATTGGCGTGGAATGTGACTTGAGGTGGTGGTCAGCTCAACGAGGCCTGAATCAGAAAAAGACAGCCGAAAACCAGCCTCGTCTCCATCGACATGTAAGTGCTGAGAATAGTAGGTTAGCCTATGCCTATCTGCATTATGTGGTCATTTTGGGCCTAGGTCTATCACTGCAGAATTACATCAAATCAATGCAAGAGTATTTGCACAGTTTGAAATAAACACATTGTTTCTTGTGAAGAGCATATTTAATTGCATGTCACAAATAGGCCAAAATTCCACTTTTCTCTCTCACGTTTCCCCTGAGAATAGGTTATGAAATAGACCACAGTGTAACTTCATATCCCAGGCTCTCAGAACGCTGTAGAAAGGAGATCATTGTGTGGGAGGCAGGACTGTTGAGAGCAGGTGGAAACCGCACTGTGTCGCTACTGctgctctctgcctgcctctcacgAAACACTAACCCATTGGGGAGAGAGCTGAGAGCGCAGATCCGAGGCAAGGCAACTCCAGCGCTGCAGTCAAGGAATATTCAGCGAACATCATAACTTATTATTTTTTGAAAGCACAGCGTTTATCAGCCTTGCGGCTGCGGATAGAAGACACGGACCGGGTGGGATTATAAATTGTCACCTCGTCTGAATAAATAAGTTAGGCTAATGAAATGGCATTAGGTTTTTCTGTGTACGCTTGACTATCAGGAGAATCGAAACGCCGCTCAGCTCGCGAGGGAGTGCAGGGATCATATTTCCCTACTCTCTGTGATCGCATTACTTGCTCGCAGCCGATACCCTGGAATGGACTTATCCAATAGCTAATGCCAAGACTGGATCTATTTTAATAACATTGTTTTTAAAGACACTGCGTTTTTAAAAAAGTTCGCTTCTTCTAACCTTTTTATAATTGAAGGGTTGTCCCAAAACTCCGCGGCAATGGGGTAAGTATAGAAGGCACAGAAACGGTTGTCCTC
This genomic interval from Oncorhynchus tshawytscha isolate Ot180627B unplaced genomic scaffold, Otsh_v2.0 Un_contig_3124_pilon_pilon, whole genome shotgun sequence contains the following:
- the LOC121844158 gene encoding RNA guanine-N7 methyltransferase activating subunit-like, which codes for MTDGPETPPNYEEQFAHRFSLQDPEYQQYVSRPANPPPLVEDWGGRGGGNNRGRDNRSQDRGGYRGRGWGGGRGWGGDRDRGGDRDRGGDRDHGGDRDRGGDRDRGGDRDRGGDRDRGGDRDRRYGQGGGGHQSGRYNSYNQRPSHYDRY